The genomic segment GGAAGAGAGGTGCCTTCAATGCCTTCAAAACGATCTGCGCCCCCGTCTTGACGTCGCCCTCCAGCTTGGCGACAAATCCCTCCAGAGCGCCGGAGCAGTTGATCGGAGCGACGCCGCCGCCGGCTACGATACCTTCCTCGACGGCCGCCCGGGTCGCGTTCAGCGCGTCCTCAATGCGGTGCTTCAGCTCTTTCTGCTCGGTCTCCGTTGCAGAACCCACCTGGATCACAGCCACGCCGCCCACCAGTTTCGCCAAACGCTCCTGGAGCTTCTCTTTGTCGTAGTCGGAGGTGGAGTCTTCGATTTCTTTCTTGATCTGAGAAGCGCGTTTACGGATCTCATCAGGATTGCCCGCGCCCTGAGTGATGGTCGTGTCCTCTTTGGTGATGCGGACCTTCTTGGCCTTGCCCAGCATGGAAAGCTCGGTATTCTCGAACTTCAGGCCCACTTCCTCGCTGATGACCTGACCGCCGGTAACGATGGCGATGTCGGCCAGCATAGCCTTACGACGGTCGCCGAACCCAGGCGCTTTGACGGCCACTACCTGCATGACGCCGCGCAGTTTGTTGACCACCAATGTGGCCAGGGCCTCGCCCTCCACGTCTTCGGCGATGATCACCAGGGGCTTGCCAGTCTGGACAACCTTTTCTAAAACGGGCAGCAGGTCTTTAATATTGCTGATCTTGCCGTCGTGGATGAGGATGTAGGCATCGTCGAAACTGGTCTCCATGCGCTCGCCATCGGTGACCATGTAGGGGCTGATGTAACCCTTGTCGAACTGCAATCCCTCGACCATCTCCAGGGTGGTACCTACGGTCTGGCTGTCCTCCACGGTGATGACGCCCTCTTCGCCCACCTTCGCCATGGCCTCGGAGATCAACGCCCCCACGCCGGCGTCGTTGGCGGAGATAGCGGCGACCTGAGCAATTTTTTCTTTTTCTTTGACGGGAATGGATTTCTTTTTCAGCTCTTCCACGACGAAGTCGATGGCCTTTTCAATGCCAGACCGCATCTGCATTCCGTTGGCGCCTGCGGCCACGTTCTTCATACCCTCACGAATAATGGCCCGAGAGAAAATGGTAGCGGTGGTGGTGCCGTCTCCGGCGATGTCGTTAGTCTTGGAGGCGACTTCTTTCAACAACTGGGCTCCCGCGTTCTCAAAGGGATCTTCCAGCTCGATTTCCTTGGCGATGGTAACGCCGTCATTGGTGATGGTGGGGGAACCGAATTTCTTTTCAAGCACAACGTTGCGACCCTTGGGTCCTAACGTCACACCCACCGTGTCCGCGACTTTATCGATCCCGCGAAGCATAGCGCGGCGGGCGTCCTCACTGAAAGCAAGAATTTTAGCCATAGTATATAATCCTCCTCTAAGCTGACTCTTAGATTACTTCTCGATGATAGCGAGCACGTCCCGCTCGCTGAAGATGACGTACTCCTCGCTGTCGATCTTGACCTCAGTACCCGCGTACTTGCTGAAGATAATTCGGTCGCCGACCTTTACCTCAATAGGCAACTTCTGACCATTGTCCAGCACCTTACCTGAACCGATGGCCATAACCTCGCCCTCGGTAGGCTTTTCTTTAGCCGTATCGGGTAGAACGATGCCGCCCTTTGTCTTTTCCTCACGGCTGAGAACTTTGACTACAATTCTGTCTCCAAGCGGTTTGAGATTCATAAACAATCCCTCCTGATATTTTAATGTTAGCAGTCTTTGTTAAAGAGTGCTAATCATTTTCACAAGTGGAATAATAGCTTTTTACTCCTTCGAGTTCAATAGGTGGAAATACGTAAGTTCTGTTCATGGATTCTGCCCGGATCAAATGATAGAATAGATGCTGGAAAGCTTTTTTATCTGTAAAGTCTTTCGTTAAGCTACTTTAAAGTTATGGAGGCGAGTTTCGGCGACTGTGGCGGAATCTCGCAATTGGAGATGGAGGGATTGAGATGAGATTTTTCCTGATGGGTCTTGTTTCTTGGACATCTTTCGCCTGCCTCTTTTTATTGTGCCTCCGACGTCAAAGCATCGTTGACGGGAAAGGCATGTGGCGTAAAAGACCTTGGCATGAACGAAGCTATCGAGTTCCAATTTCGTCCGGTTTTCAATCCGACGGTTTTCAATCCGATCTTCAATGCTTCAATCCGAAATGCTTTAATCCGACCGATCTTCAAAAGGAAGTCGTGGACCTTCGGAAAGCTAAAAACGACATCGAACGCGAAATGGAAGCGCTTCGCTCCAAAATCGAGATTTTGGAGGCGTCCCATTCCGGTTTTGTAGTTGTTCAAGCTCAACGGGATGGAGCCCGTTCGGCGAGTGTTGAAGGCTCGAATCCCCAAGCCGAGGTTTCAAAAGGAGAGAAGAAAGAGAAGAATATGAAAGTCGTGTCTATCATCAACTATAAGGGCGGCGTGGGAAAGACCACGATTACCTCCAACATCGCGACATATGCCGCCTCCAAGGGAAAACGGGTACTCATGATTGATCTAGACCCCCAGACGAACCTGACGCTTTCGTTCATGACAAACGAAAAGTGGATCGAGAGTTATGCCGAGGAAAAGACCCTCAGAAATTTCTTCTGTCCTATCCTCAACGGTACGGGACCGACGACGCCTTTGAGTTCTTTGGTCATTCCTCTGAAGATCGAGGACGTCGACCTGAGTCTCATCAGTTCCCATCTGGAACTTATTAGCGTCGATACAGACCTGGCGATGTGTCTGGGAGGAGGAAACGAGCAAATTCTCAAGTATAATTTCCTGACCGTGCATAACTACCTCCGAAACGCCATCAGAACGCTGGAAGGAGATTACGACATGGTTTTGATCGACTGTCCTCCAAGCTTCAATACCGTCGTCAAGAACGCGCTTACCGCAAGCGACTTTTACCTTGTTCCCGCCAAGATGGATTACCTTTCAACCTTGGGCATAGAGCAGCTCCATCGGAACTCCAATCTTTACGTTGAAAAGCACAATCAATTCGTGGAGGAGGTGGGAAAGCCTTTCACGAACATTTTCCCCAAGACCCTCGGTGTCGTTCCCACCATGCTGTCGTTGTACGGCAGATCCCCCATCGCTTCAAATCAACTCTACCTAGGCCAAGTGGCGCAGAGGGGATACCACCTTTTCCCAGGTTTGAGGGAAAACACCAATATCTACGCGCCGGCCCCCAACGATGGTATTCCCGTATACCTCACTCACAGCGCCAGCAGCGCTTTGCCCGGCATTATCGCGGAAATAGCGGATCTCTCCGAGGAATTTATCGCGAAGGCGGGTCTATAAGGCGTGGAATCAAAAAAAATTATTGACGCGATAAAAAAAATATTGACCGACTTGAGCAAGCTCGACGAGCAGCAACTGGAGCAAATCATCGATGGCAGCATGAAGTTCAAATGCGAATTTCCCAAGGCAAGAGGTACTGACAAGACCAATGGATCTTCCGCGACTTCCGTTTTCGCGCCCGCGTTTAAGGAGTACAAAACGGCGCTTTTCTCCTGTACGAGCAGAACCGATGCCACAAAGTACCTGAGTGGACTCAAAATGAAGGTTTCCGACCTCAAACAGTTCGCGAAATACTTAAACCTGAAGGTCCCCGCAAGCGGAAAGGATGCCATTCTGAAGGCCGTCGTCGACCAAACGGTGGGCTTTCGATTGGATTCTCAGGCCGTTTTCCGCACATGATGACGTGTCTTCATCCTTAGTTTTAGATCCTTAGTTTTGAATCCTTAGTTTTGGATCCTTAGTTTTGGATGTTATAATTTCATGATTTCCGCGTATACGTCGACAATAAGAAAGGTTGTGTCGGAGAAAATTGTCAGAGAAGAATTTCGGCGACGCTTTTCATGATAGGAATATCGTTAGGAATATCGTGTTGATGCGCCACGGGCGAACGGACTGGAACGACGCTCACAGATTTCAGGGGCGTACCGACATACCTCTCAACGACAAGGGCCTAGCTCAAGCGGAAAAAACAGCGGACCGCCTGGCCAAGTGGCCGGTGGACGCAGTGTACACCAGCCCTATGATTCGGGCCTGTCAAACGGCTCAGCCTATCGCTAACCGCCACGGGCGGAAGCCTATTGTCCTCAATGACTTGGTGGAGGTGGACTTCGGCCCTTGGGAAAATCAGAGTTTTGAAAACATCCGATGTCAATATCCCGATCTCATGAGAAAATGGATGAAAGATCCTTTTTTCCGCGCGCCAGAGGGGGCCGAAACCTGGGAGTCCATCCGGATCCGGGCCGAACGAGCGATAGAGGTCGTTTTACGTGAGGAAGGAAAACGCGTTGTCGTCGTATCCCACGGTGGCATTATGAGGGCGTTGTTTTCGGTGTTATTGGGCCTGGACCCCCACGTCGTGTGGAACATCAAAGCGTCCAACTGCGCTTTGAACGGCATTGAGGTGCGAAAAGATCAGACTCTTCTGGCTTTTTCCAACGACGAACTTCACCTAAAGGAAGAGCTGACGGATATCACCCTACCTGTATGGTAAAATTACTATGGTTGTAAATATTCTCAGAGTGGGGGCATCCACTCTTAAAGGAGAAGACGTAAGACCGGTTTTAGTCAGCTGTCTTTGTCGATCTTAGAATCCCATGACTTTAGTCGTGGGAGTATGTCAAGGAATCGAAAAGGAAGATAGGAGGGCGGCATGGAGCGGGAAAGGGAAAAAGCGCTTTGGTCGCTCTGCCGGGAGGGTAGCCCGGAGGCCAGAGAAGAGCTCATCATCGCTTATCGCCCTCTGGTTTTCTGGTTGGCGGGTAAATTCAAAGTCTACCCTGCTCTGCGGCAGGATGTGGTTCAGGAAGGAATGCTGGCCTTGATCTCCGCGGTGGACCGTTTCGCTCCAGAGCGAGACCTGCGTTTTACTACTTATGCCTATCACCGGATCCGAGGGCAGATGATCAATCTGCTGGACCGATCGGAGCGCCGTGCCCCTATTCCTGTGGACGACGATCAATTGTTTGTCGAGCAGCCTGAGCTACCGGATGAAGAATGGGTGGACGTAGCCGAGAGCATCGACCACCTAGAGGGAAAAGAAGCCCTAGTGGTTTCCGCTCTCTTTTTCGAGGGCAAGCATCCTTCGGAAGTGGCTGACGAACAGAAAATCGACGTTTCCCATGTGTACCGTTTAAGGCGAAACGCCGTGACAAAGATCCGGGCGTGGCTCGGACTTGCCGCTTCCCAAACGCCATAAAAAACGTCTTCCCTGGGATAACATAACAAAATGAGGAAAACGCTTGTCGCGATGTGGGAGGCGAACTTTGTGGAAAAACGCATAGCCGGTATCGCTCGGTGGCTTGATCGGTGTTTGAAGGCGTATAAAACTGGCGCTTTGGAGAGCGCGTTGATGGATGCGGAATGCGCGCGCGCTGACGTCGAACTGCTCAGGAATGAAGTTTGGGAAAAACTAGAAAAGCAATACACCGTAAGGACACGAAAAAGGGATGCCTGGCTACCGGCCAAAGTGGCTTTTTGGGCCATGACCGTGGTGTTAGCTGCGGCGACTCCTGTGGCTTTGCTTGAAAACGTGCCCCGAGGAGAAAAGGCTCTTTGGACAGGACAGGATTCCCCCTCCCTAGAGTGGGTAACTCCAGATGAAAAAACGCTGTTGAGTAACCTACGTAAACATCTGAGCGACGCCAACTCCTTTGCCTCCGCTCAGCGATCAGAGGAGAAGGAGGAGAAAATAGACTTTAAACCAGTGACGGCAACGGCGGTTGCTATGGGAAAATTCGCAGAGAAACCTGCGGTCATCCTGAAGACGCCAAGCCCGGAACCGACGAAGGACTCTGAAGGTCCGGAGACCCCCAGAATACCCTACGACCGCATTTTGTCGTTGGTGCGGACGGGAGAAAAGGCGATGAAACAACAGGAGTCGATTATTGTAATAGAAAGATAGCTATAGGAACAATGAAAATAGGAACAATGAAAAATGGGGCGACTTTTGCAAAAGATTTTTCGCAAAAGTAAAGGTCTTTACAAAACAAGGTCCTTATAAAAACAAGGTCCTTATAAAAATGTGGTCCTTATAAAAATATGGAAGGGAGCGATGAGCGCGTGACGAGACGTTGGGGAGGATGGCGTTTTGCTGTCCTGTGTTTTGTCTTGTTGACGAGCCACGGCGTCGCGTGGGCGGCCGATTCGCAGGTGGTTTCCGTCGGGGTGAGAGGAAACGAACAAGTGACGTTGGAGTACATTTTAGGCGTGGTGGAGACGAAAGCGGGCGACCCCCTGGACAGGGATAGATTGCAGAGAGATATCGAGGCCATCTACAATCAAGGTTTTTTTTCTTTTGTGGATGTGGACCTGAGCGCAAGCTTGGAAGGAGTGACGGTGGTCTACTCCGTTATGGAAAATCCCGTGGTGGAGGAGATTATTTTTACCGGAAACACCGTCTACAAAAGTGAGGACCTGATGAAGGAGGTTTTCACCCAGAAGGGCGCTGTTTTCAATCGGGTGTTTTTCCGAAACGACCTTGATCGTATTCAAGAAAAATACCACAAAGACGGCTACGTGATGGCGCGCGTGGCGGACGTCAACATTCAGGGCGGCTTCATCGAGGTCCAGATTGTGGAACCTCGGGTGGGCGATATTATCATTCAGGGCAATAGAAAAACGAAAACCTACGTCATTCGTCGGCAGATCAAGATGCAAAAAGGAGATCTCTTCAACGTGATCCAGTTCAGGCATCAGTTAGGGAACCTCCAGGGACTGGGGTACTTCGAGGATGTCAACGTGGGTTTCGACTCTCCCGATAACCAGATTGATGTCTTAGACATGATCCTCACGGTCAGGGAAAAGAAGACTGCTGCTATCGGATTCAACATAGGTTATGGGACGGAGACTGGAGTCAGTGGAGGTATTTCCTTCACCGAAAACAACTTGAACGGACTGGGGCACCAGCTCAACATCGGTTTCGAAGAGGGAGACGAGGCCAGTTATTGGGCCACCTACGCGAGTCCTTATATGGATAAGCGCACCTATGGCTGGCGAGTGGGCATCACCTACCGTGATTTCATCGATCAGTATTACTTTCACAACGAGGAAAAACAATTCGAATACGACGAGACCAACTTTGGGATTTCCGCGGGATTAGGCAAGAAGTTCGGTCGTGAGGAAGAGTGGTCCTGGTTTTTCTCTCTCAACTGGCGGGATGTAACCTACGATAACATCCATAGAGGCATCACGAATTACTACGACGATTTGACTATGTGGGACGGCGTGAATTTCTCCGGCGAGTTGCTGTTCACGCTGGATAAACGCGACCCCTACCTGCCCTATTCCAAGGGCATCGTCTGGGAAACGACTTTGGAACAGGCGGCGGAGGTGCTCGGAGGCGACTATAATTATCTGAAGTACTGGACTCAGGCCCGTTACTACATGCCTCTCAATCGATACGTGGATGGTATTATCGACACGGAGGGCATGTGGGGAGAGGAGAATCCGATCCTTTTGGCGGCCCGTGTGCGGATCGGCTCGTCCACGGTAGACGATCTTCCCGCCTTTGCTCGTTACACCTTGGGGGGCATGAACACCCTTCGTGGTTATCACAGCCGAACCTTCGAGGGTAGCAACGTTATCTTAGGGAACTTCGAGCTCCGGGTGCCCGTGCAAAAAAACTTCGAGCTTGTGGGTTTCTACGACGTGGGGAACGCGGCGGATAGCATGGATTGGAGCGAATACTACGACAACTACGGCCTTGGCCTGCGGGTGAAAACCCCCTTGGGACAGATTCGCCTGGACTACGCTGTGGGTGGCGATGAAAACAGAACCTATTTCGGCTTCGGCCAGATGTTCTGAGACCCGCCCTTTATCGACAAGGAATTTTACTTGTAGGGCTGTGGCGGCTGGTTGTCTGGCTACAGCCCTTTTTTTTAGCGCCCCCTTTCTCACGACGTCCCTGGCCGCGATGAAAGTCGAAATGAAAGCCGAAATGGAGTCCAAACTAGAACTCGATGGTGTACCCAGTTGGCTCGAAGCCCACGTTGCCCGTGGCCTCTTGGCTGTATGGGAGGAGATCTCGGCAGGGGACGCGAGGTTTCGTTTGGAGACTTTGGCGTTGGTGGCCAGCCGCCTTTTTCCCGGCTATGACATAACTGTGGATACCGAGAGCAAGGTAAGCCAAGGTTGCCCATTGAAACTATTGAAACTATTGAAGCCCCACGTCTCTTTTAAAGCTCGGAATCCGGTGGAGTGGAGCGCCAGTTTGGCTTTACCGGAGCTGCGAGATCCGGTTATTTCGTGGTTCGAGAGGGATACGTCAGGCATGGTGGACGAAGTGGCGCCTCTTTTGAAGGGGACGCCGGTAGAGGTTCTCACTTGGGCGGATTCCGCGCTGAAGGACCGGATTGGAGAGATTGTGAAACGCCGATTACCGGGTTGGGACTTTTCCCTCTTGGCACATTTAGACAGCGACCTCAACGATCCAGCCCGGAGCGCAGGAACCCTTCAAATTTCTTTTCGCCCCCGTCAGCCCCTGGTGCTGGCCGTAACGCCCTCCATCTTTTCCACCACCCTGCCTGTCATGTTTCAGTCGGACCTGACGGTGAAGCTCATCCCCGGCCTTTCGTCAATCATTGGTTTGCCGGTAGAGTGGATCACCGTTCACCGGGAGGACGCGGAACTCTTGGCCCGGAGCTTGTTGAAGGATCGCAACACCGTCTCGAACACCCGCTCTCGAGTAGATGTAGTGTTTATGCCTGATCAAGTCTCCAAGGTAGATGCCATAGTGAACAGCGAACGATTTATTTTCCAGGTCTGGATAGCAGCCTACGCGGGAGTCAAGGAACGTTACCCCGAACTGGGACTATTGGCGGGTTGGAATACGCGACAATGGTCGGGGATTGACTTGGAACTTTACAACGAGGCGGTGGTAGACATCGGAGAGTTCGGCCTTACGAACCGTCTGGGGCTACGCTTCCCTCTGGGGCGTCAATTTCGCCTAGGAATCGAGATGGAATGGCCGGAGCAGAATATCTGGTACCGGGCCTGGTGGGATTCCGGAGGCATCCGGCGCCTTTATGCCTGGTGGCGTTATAGTGACGAGGGAGGACACAACGCGGCCCTGGGGTATCGTATCGACGAACACCTCTCGATGGAACTCCACTATGACGGCCGCTACGACGAAAAAGTGGGGATAAGAGGCGTCTTACTGCTGTAGGGCGTGCTCACGAAGCAGAGCATGGACTTCGCTAGCTTGAACGTTTACGATAAAGCGATGAGAAAGCCAACGGCTTCAGCCGTTGGATGAGAATCGCAACGCCGCTAACAAAAGATGTTGACAAAATTTGGAAGGAGAAAAAAGCAGCCGAAATGAAGCGGAATTTTGAGACGACCCTTTCAAAACTGGGCGAGGCGTTGGGCCTAGAGGTGGTTGGAGATGGGAGCCGCGTCATTCGAGGCGTTGCGTCTCCCGAAGAAGGAGATCCTCATACTCTGTGCGTAGTCTGGGACGCAAAAAGCCTGGGCATCATTCGAAGTCACGGTGGCGAGGACGTTCCCCTGCTGGCAAAACCGGAGTTTTTGGTAGGTTTAAAGGGATGGTTGGGTCTCTCCTCCCAGAATCCGCGGAAAAATTTGCCCGCCTTGTTGAAGTTTTTTATTCCTTCCGAGCCGGCGCCAAGGGGCATTCACCCCTTCGCCGAGGTCTCCCCCAAGGCCACAGTGTCCGAAGACGCTTGGGTGGGTCCCTTTTGCGTGGTGGAGCCCGGCGCCTCCGTGGCGGCGGAGGTCCAGCTCCAAGCCAACGTCTACGTGGGACGGGAGAGCCGCGTGGGATCTGGAACCGTGTTGGAGCCCCACGTGACGTTGATGGCCGGAACTCAGGTGGGGAAAAACTGCCTGATTCACGCGGGTTGCGTCCTGGGGTGTGACGGGTTCGGCTTCATCCCCTCCCCGGAGGGCATCCTCAAGATTCCCCAGGTGGGCAACGTGACCGTGGGTGATGAGGTGGAAATAGGGGCCTGCGCTACCATAGATCGGGGTACTATTGGGGATACTGTTATAGGTGACGGAACCAAGATCGACAACCACGTTCAGATCGGACACAACGTCAGGATCGGAAAAAACTGTGTTATCTGTGCCATGAGCGGCATCGGAGGCAGTTCCGTTGTGGAAGACGGGGTCACGATCTCTGCTCAGGCTGGAGTTTCCGACCATGTCCGTGTCGGGAAAGGGGCGATCTTGGCAGGCAGAGCGGGCGCTACCAGCGGCATTCAGCCGGGTATGGTTGTTTCGGGTTTCCCCGCACGTCCCCACAGCGAAGCGAAACGAGCCCAGGTTTTGACGATGCGTTTGCCTGAACTTTACGAGCGTCTTCGGCGGCTGGAACGCGCGGTTTGGGGAAATCATCGGGACGACATAGGAGAGCAAAATAAAAGGGAGAAAAGCGAAAAATGAAGTATCGCCGACTAACGCAACCTCTTTTTCGCCAAGGTAGAGGGCTGCACTCGGGACGAGAGTACGCTCTCACCATTGAGCCTTTCGATGGAGCCTTGTCTCTGGAAATAGAAGGTCAACGGTCTTCTTTATCTCAGTTGGCTCTTTCGGGAACTGGGCGGGGGTCCGATTTGATCTTTCCAGACGGAAAACGAGTGCGTACTTGTGAACATGTTTTGTCGGCTTTAGCTGGCCTGGGGGTATGGCGAGCAAAGCTGATCGTGACGGGACCGGGACCCGATTTGGAGATGCCGGGACTTGACGGCTGTGCCCTAGACCTGGCAAGGGAAATTCTGGAAAAGTCCGTTTCTGTCCAGCCTGCCCAAGAACCCCTCCCCTTTCGCCTGTCCTGCCCCATCCAGGTCGGCGGTCCTATCCGGGACGCACCCTCTAGTTTCGTGATCGCGCTGCCGTCGCCGTCCTTTCACGTCACTTACGTAATCGACTACGACGCCGCTCCGATCGGGACCCAGATTTTTGATTACTTTGATCCCTCGGAGGACTCCGAGACTTGGAACTATTACCTGAGGGAGATAGCTCCGGCCCGCACCTTCGCGTTGAGGAAGGACATAGACGCGTTGCGCGCCGCGGGCTTGGCCTTAGGCGGGTCTCTGAACAACGCAATTCTGGTGGACGAAGGAGGCGTAGAGACGGTGGGGGGGCTGCGTTTTCGGGACGAATTCGCGCGTCACAAAGTCTTGGATCTTCTGGGAGACCTGGCCAATTTGGGCCGGCCAGTGGCGGCTCACGTGGTAGCTGTTCGTTCCGGGCACGCGCAACATCTGCAAATGGTAGAAAGGCTTCGCGCTGTGGCGCGATAAATTCGAATTTTTGGGGGTCGCTTATGGATATTATGACAATTATGAGAATGTTGCGCCACCGCTATCCTTTCTTGATGGTGGATCGCATTCTGGAGTACAGTGAAAATCACGTTGTGGGTTACAAAAACGTTACGATCAACGAACCCTTCTTTCAGGGGCATTTTCCCGGAGAACCGGTGATGCCAGGTGTCCTGATCCTCGAAGCAATGGGGCAGGTGGCGTCGATACTGGTCGCCGTGCGCATGGGAGATTCTCAGAGGGGAACGATCGCTTTTCTTACCGGCGTTGACAGGGCGAAGTTCCGTAAGCCGGTGCGTCCCGGTGACAAGCTCGTCACACGGGCGGAACTAACGAAAGTGCGCGGTATCGTGGGCAAGGCCAAGGTCACGGGCTACGTGGACGATGTGGTGGTGGCGGAAGCGGAGTTGAGCTTCATGCTCGGCTCTACCCTCAAGAAGAACGGCGCGCCGGGGGAGGAGGAAAAAGGGGAATGAGCGTCACGATTCATCCGACCGCTATCGTTTCCCCTTCAGCGGAACTGGGCGATGGGGTTCGCGTTGGACCTTACTGTGTCGTGGAAGGGAAGGTCGTCATCGGGGCAAACACGATTTTGGGAGCTTTTGTCAGCGTACACGACCAAGTTTCTATCGGGACAAACTGCCGTATTCACGAATACGTCGCTCTAGGGGGCGACCCTCAAGACCACGGATACAAGGGAGAGGAATCCTGGGTTCGTATCGGGAACGACAACATCATCCGCGAGAACGTCACCATCAACCGAGCTACGGGCGAGGGTTGCGAAACGCTGGTGGGAGATGGGTGTTTTATTATGGACGGCGTGCACCTGGCCCACAACGTGCGGTTGGGGAGTCATGTGACCATCGCCAATAAAGTGGGAATCTCCGGCCACGTCACTGTAGGCGATTACACCGTGTTCGGAGGAATGGCCGGAGTGCACCAATTCGTCCGCATCGGGAGTTACTGCATGATCGGTGGGCTGTACCGGGTCACGAAAGACGTCCCCCATTTCACACTGGCTTCGGGGGAGCCCTTGCGCCTGATGGGACTGAACTCCGTAGGGCTGAAACGGGCCCGCTTTTCGCCCGAAACCCTGGAGGAAATCCGGACTTTCTACCGAGAGCTTTACAGCAAGAGGCGAACCTTCACCCAGTCTCTGCAAGACGCTCTGGAGAAAAAAGCCTCTTATGGCCCTGAAATTCAGCGTATTCTGGAGTTTTACGAGGGTTCTAGGCGAGGGATCACCTTCTGGGGCGGCCGTAACCGTAAAAACCGGTATGGCCCGCTATCGTGTTCTTGAGAGGGTTTGGGGCATGGTCGACTAGGAATTATAACGTTTTTATATCGGTTATATAAATCGGTTATATAATTTGTGTTCGAGGAGGCACGCGATGGAGAATAGAGAGATGGAGAATGGAGAAATGAAGAATGCAGAAATGAAGAATGCAGATCGGAAGAAAGAGCACCATGGATACGAAGAGATCATAAAATTAGAAAGTCTGTGGGGAGAGAAACTCCGGCGCTACGCGGAGCTTCTGGCTTCTTACGCGGCGGCGCGTCTGACGGGTTCTCGGGACGTGGAAGAGCTTTACAACCTCCACGTCAGAGACTCCCTCTATTCTGTGCCCTTATTGCCCAAAGCGGGCAAGGTCATCGACGTGGGCAGCGGCGGGGGGTTGCCCGGCATGGTGTGGGCCCTGTGCCGCCCCGACCTGTCCGTGACACTTCTGGACAGCGCTCGAAAGAAGTGTCGCGCCCTGTCGGAGATGGCGAAAGAGTTGAAGCTCGAAAATGTCTCCGTAATCTGGGGACGCTGCGAAGAACACGCCCTCGTCGCCCGCGAAACGTATGCCCTTGTTGAGGCCCGAGCGTTGGCTCATACGGGAGTTCTGGCCGAGTATTTATCTCCGCTGGCGGCGCCGGGCGGGCGTCTCTTGGCCTTCAAAGGCCCAAAGGGCCTAGAGGAACTGGAAGAACTAACCGAGGCGGGCAACAAATGGGACGAATTGGCTCTATCCTCGCCCGACCTGATACCCTATGGCCCTCAGGACAGGAGTTA from the Synergistaceae bacterium genome contains:
- the fabZ gene encoding 3-hydroxyacyl-ACP dehydratase FabZ translates to MDIMTIMRMLRHRYPFLMVDRILEYSENHVVGYKNVTINEPFFQGHFPGEPVMPGVLILEAMGQVASILVAVRMGDSQRGTIAFLTGVDRAKFRKPVRPGDKLVTRAELTKVRGIVGKAKVTGYVDDVVVAEAELSFMLGSTLKKNGAPGEEEKGE
- the lpxA gene encoding acyl-ACP--UDP-N-acetylglucosamine O-acyltransferase, producing MSVTIHPTAIVSPSAELGDGVRVGPYCVVEGKVVIGANTILGAFVSVHDQVSIGTNCRIHEYVALGGDPQDHGYKGEESWVRIGNDNIIRENVTINRATGEGCETLVGDGCFIMDGVHLAHNVRLGSHVTIANKVGISGHVTVGDYTVFGGMAGVHQFVRIGSYCMIGGLYRVTKDVPHFTLASGEPLRLMGLNSVGLKRARFSPETLEEIRTFYRELYSKRRTFTQSLQDALEKKASYGPEIQRILEFYEGSRRGITFWGGRNRKNRYGPLSCS
- the rsmG gene encoding 16S rRNA (guanine(527)-N(7))-methyltransferase RsmG: MENREMENGEMKNAEMKNADRKKEHHGYEEIIKLESLWGEKLRRYAELLASYAAARLTGSRDVEELYNLHVRDSLYSVPLLPKAGKVIDVGSGGGLPGMVWALCRPDLSVTLLDSARKKCRALSEMAKELKLENVSVIWGRCEEHALVARETYALVEARALAHTGVLAEYLSPLAAPGGRLLAFKGPKGLEELEELTEAGNKWDELALSSPDLIPYGPQDRSYFFVIWKKKAPCPLTYPRKPGLALSKSWWSVKVS
- a CDS encoding UDP-3-O-acyl-N-acetylglucosamine deacetylase; its protein translation is MKYRRLTQPLFRQGRGLHSGREYALTIEPFDGALSLEIEGQRSSLSQLALSGTGRGSDLIFPDGKRVRTCEHVLSALAGLGVWRAKLIVTGPGPDLEMPGLDGCALDLAREILEKSVSVQPAQEPLPFRLSCPIQVGGPIRDAPSSFVIALPSPSFHVTYVIDYDAAPIGTQIFDYFDPSEDSETWNYYLREIAPARTFALRKDIDALRAAGLALGGSLNNAILVDEGGVETVGGLRFRDEFARHKVLDLLGDLANLGRPVAAHVVAVRSGHAQHLQMVERLRAVAR
- the lpxD gene encoding UDP-3-O-(3-hydroxymyristoyl)glucosamine N-acyltransferase yields the protein MKRNFETTLSKLGEALGLEVVGDGSRVIRGVASPEEGDPHTLCVVWDAKSLGIIRSHGGEDVPLLAKPEFLVGLKGWLGLSSQNPRKNLPALLKFFIPSEPAPRGIHPFAEVSPKATVSEDAWVGPFCVVEPGASVAAEVQLQANVYVGRESRVGSGTVLEPHVTLMAGTQVGKNCLIHAGCVLGCDGFGFIPSPEGILKIPQVGNVTVGDEVEIGACATIDRGTIGDTVIGDGTKIDNHVQIGHNVRIGKNCVICAMSGIGGSSVVEDGVTISAQAGVSDHVRVGKGAILAGRAGATSGIQPGMVVSGFPARPHSEAKRAQVLTMRLPELYERLRRLERAVWGNHRDDIGEQNKREKSEK